Below is a genomic region from Prochlorococcus marinus str. MIT 0918.
GAATTGCTAAGTCAAGCTTGCTTTTTGCCCTTGTAATTGCGGTGTAAATTAACCTTTTAGCATAATCTTCATCGTACTTTGATTGATTATCAAGAAACATACTCTCGAATGCATCTGGCCAAAGGCAAATTACATGATTAGCTTCGCTACCTTGAGATTTATGTATTGTTATTGCAATGGCGGGATCGATTTTTTTAAGCCTTATTGGGTGAACTAATTGTATTCCTAATTCATTATCACTTAAGTTTACTTTAAATAATATTCTTTTAAATTCTCCTTCGCCAAGTATTATTCCCACATCTCCATTTGAAAGGTTTAATTCAGGTTGATTTTCCCCACATATTACTGGTGTACTTTGTGGCCAATTATTAATGCCTCCATCTAATTTACTCCCTAAAATTAGTTTGTTTATATGATCTACACTCCATAAACCGTATCTTCTTGGACAAAGTACTATTAACTCTTCAAGAGAATTAATCAATTTATTTATAGAATGGATTTTATTTAAATGCATGGAATCGAAATCATTGAGGTCTATTTGGTTAGATAATTCGGATAATTTTTGTTGATGTTGTGTTATTATTTTAAGAATAGAAGAAGGTATATTATCTATAGTCGATGAACTTATTCTGAGTTTTGTTGAGGTAGGTATATCTGAAAGCTTTGAAAAGAAAAAACGTAGTGATTTTGTACGAACAATACTTGCTAAATCTGCTAGTTCTTCTTTGTTGCGATATAGTTTTTCTAAATGGATAGCACTAGTACCAAATTTAGTACGTACGTCTTTGCATTGCAATTCTTGCCAGATCGCACCACTACCTATAGGTGGTAATTGGTCTGGATCACCAACAAGAATTAATTGACTCATTTTAGGGAGTGCGTTTAAAACAGCCTGCATTAAGGGAATGTCTACCATAGACATCTCATCTATAATTAGGATGTCAAGAGGTAATAGATTTGATTTGTTTCTTAGAAAACTACTCTCAGTTGCTTTTAGCCACCTATGTAAGGTTAAGCAAGGAAAACCTAATAATATATCCTTGTATATACCATCGACATTATCAATAGATTTTTTAATAGTTTCCTCTAAACGCCTTGCTGCTTTACCTGTTGGTGCGGCAAGACCAATACAAAGATTTTTGTTAATTGAAATTGCATTCATTATCATTTGTACTATTGTTGTTGTTTTTCCTGTTCCTGGACCACCACTAAGCAGAATTACATTGTGATTGCTAATAGCATTCACTGCAAATTGTTGTTCTGAATTAAGATGAGAAATAGGTATTAATGTTTCTGAACCCGAGTAAAATTCATCTGGCTTTTGTTGTGATTTATAAATTAAAGTATCTAATATATCATTCATTTCTTCATGCCAACGTCTAAAATATAGGCGATTTTCAGTTAAAATTACTGGAGAGTCATTCCCTTTTAGCCAACCGCTAGCAGTTAGTTCTTTAATATGCTCTGTAGGCCATCCATTGCCCAAAAATTTTGTAAGAGGATATTGTTTGTCAACTCTTATATAAATATTACCCTTTGATAATGCTTCCATTAATAATGAGATAATGTCTTTAAGATGACTATAACTATTAGTCGTTGGAAAATTCTTTATCAGTGTTTTAAATAATTCCGACTTTAAGTTATGTTGGAGTTTTTCGTTGTTATTCATTTCTTATTACCTGAAGTAAGTAAATCATCTAATTTTATGACACGATTAATTGGAGCCTTTTCAACGAGTACCCCAGGGGTTATAGTTTCTAATGTTTTATTGTCAATTTCATTAGGGTCTGGGACTCCTCTAAGAAAAAAATATATATATCCCCCTAAATGCTTTTTAGGATTGTAATTATCTAATCTCCAAAGTAGATACCTATGTAGAGCCACAAGGTACAGATGCGCTTGAAGAGGGTAGTGATGGAGATGCATTTGTTCTTCCATTGATTTTCCTAAGTAGTTGCTGGGATTGCAATTGTTTCCAGAGTTGTCGTTTGAACTCTCTCCTATCCAATTACTCTTCCAATCAACAACCCACCATTTAGCTTCATTAATATTTTTAGAATCTATAAAAATAAGATCTATAGAACCAGTTAAAAATCCTTTACTGAAAATGTTTAAATCACCAAGTGACTTAGCATATGATTCACCAAAACGTGCACTAGGATCTATATTAAATGCATGAGATATATCCTTTGACTGAACTGGATTGCCATCTATTGACATTGACAGATCAAACCTAAGTTCATGAATACGTTGATTATCATTGAGTTCATTTAATTTAAGTTTCCCTAATTCTCCTCCTAGAGGAATATTAATAATTCTGTTTAGAGCAATTTGAACATTAGAAAGCATTTGCATATCTATTCCACTTTTATTTAACTCTTCTTCAATTAAAAGTGTGTTTTTATGATCTGTTGCAAGGGCTGTAAAATCTAATCTTTCCAAGATTTTATGTAGACAATCACCAGCAATAGGACCACGTGGAAAATCTTGTAGTGGGCTTTTCTGGTAGTGGTTATTCAAACTATTAGATTCTAATTTGTCGGTGAAAATCTTTGTAGTGATTGGCTGTTCCTGCTCAATGTCTTTTCCTGTTTCGATGATTTGTAGGTTTGGATAATAATTCTGTCCATTTTTCTTTGTTGAAACCCATGATGAGTAACTATATCTGCCCCAGCTTTTGTCTAGTGATCGCTTGGGAGTTGGACCAGTCTCTAGTCGTATATTAGTTTCTTTAAACGGTTTCCATATTTGTGGTTTAATTGCCTGATTTAGATTGTTAATTATTAAAAATTTGTTTTTGTTACTAACCCATTTCTGCATCGTTTCGTTATTTAGTTCTTTTATGTTGTAGTTGTCTGAAGTTAAGCCAAAGAGTAGGTATGTAAGAGGGTTTTTCTCTTGTCCTTTCGCCATACTCCAAATTACAATTAGCTCCTCTTTAGCACGAGTCATAGCAACATATGCGAGCCTTTCTGACTCTTCTATTGATTCATTTATTGCATTTTCTAAAATATGTTTTCCTTCTCCCCATCCTGGAGTGAGAGAAAAAAACCATGAATTATTTTTCTTTAGCCTCCATAACGGACCTTTAGGTATAGGAGGAGATTGCCAAAGATAAGGACATAAAACGATTTTATATTCAAGGCCTTTGCTTCTGTGTATTGTTATTATATTTATTGCATTTTCTTCAAGATCACTGTTGGACTTACGGCTTTCAGGAGTTGGAGATATTGGTTGAGATCTTTGTTGCCTTAACCATCTTGATGCACTTTTAGCCTCTAGCTTTTGTGTGTGAATAGCTTCTTGTACTAATTCTGCACATTGTTGAAGGTCACTAAATAACCTACCTCTTTTTGAAAGACTAGCGATGTTTTTGCTTCCTAATAGTTCAGATAAACATCCTAAAAGACCAATATTCTTTAGCTCTTGTGACCATTCAATGCATTTTAAACTTAATTGATTAATATCATCATTATTTTCTGCATCTTTAAGCTTTTGTATGTTCCATTGCATTAAAGGGGAACAAGTAAGAAGCCTAATACTGTTAGTTTGAGTAGGCATTGCTAGGCAATCCAGGAATATCTGTAGATATTTAGCCGCTTGTGTATGAAAAACATCGCCTTGATTTAATAATCGACTTGCAAAGTTGGCTAGACTTAATTTAGCTCTAATTTTTTCTGCTTGTTCGTGACGATGTACAAGTATGCAGATATCGTTAAGACAAATTTCGTTGTTATATGTCTGAAGGACTTCAAATATAGAGTTGACTACAACATCTGGAATATATTCTTCTACTTGAGACTTTGTTGGTAAATGAGTATTCTCAATGTTTGTTCGAGCATATGATTTATCAACATTAATAATTTTAATAGGTGTTGTCTTTGCTATTGATGATTGATTTGAATTTGTTGAAGAAGATGATAGAGAAGGAACTGCTAAGCATGAATATTTTAGACCTGGACTCATCAAAGTATTAAGACCTTGAATTAGATCTGAGGAGGCTCTGAAATTAGTTAAAAGTGAGTCGATTCTATCGACGTCTTTTCTGGCTTTTAAGTAAGTTGAAAGATCACCTCCACGAAATTTATATATCGATTGCTTGGGATCTCCTACCATTAAGAGATAATGACTATCACTATGATTAAATGCTTGATTGATAATTCTCCATTGAATAGGGTCAGTATCTTGAAACTCATCTACTAAAATAACCTTATATTTTTGACGTAATTTTTCTAATAAAGGTTTGGATGAAACTTTCTCTGAAATGTTTGTTCCAGGGTCCAACGATCTAAGTTGATCTCCATAACTTACAAAACCTTTTTCAGTTTTTCGCTTTTGTAATTCTAATTTTGCCCATTTTAGTGCATGTATCCAAGTCATTTCTGCAGGTCTATCCCACAAATTTGCAATACAAGTTTGTAATTTTGGTAATAAGAGTGAGGAGGTATTGATATGATTTGCTTTTTCTATTTCATATATTTTAATGGGGTGAAAATAATCTTTTAATAAATTATTGCTCCTTATATTGTAGTAATTCGGAAGTACTCTCATATTAGTCTCCAATCCTGAAGCACTAAAAGTGTTAATCCAAGATGTTAATTCTAAGGCTCTTTTTTTTCTCGGCTTTTGTGAAAATGGCTTTATGTTATCTACTCCCATTCCCTTCCATATCCTTGCTTGCTTTATTAGCTCCTCTTCCAGAGTGAAACCATCTTTCTCCCATTGATTTGTAAAATCATCCCAGTAATGTTCTAACCATTTATTAAATTGATTATGAAGTGGAAGTGAGAAATCAATTGCTTCTTCACTTACATCAAAATTAATTGAGGGGTCGTTGTCAATCTTAATTAGTGTATTTATTAGAGTATCTATTGATAAACCAGCAGCTTGCAAACCCTTTAAATCCATAAGAGGAAGCTTTAAGATATATTCTCGCCAATATTCGTGAATTATTTCAATAATTAAGTTAGTATTTTCTTCTTCAGAGAGTAATTGTGGTTGAATATGACTACCTGTTTTAATTGCTTCTTGTCTAAGACTTTTACTACAAAAACTATGAATTGTTGTTATATCTGCATAATCTATACTTTCTAATGCTTCTAAAAGACGACTTGACCAATCAAATATTATTTTTTCATCAGTCACATTATTTTCCAGCCATTTGGAAAGTACTTGATCTGTTAGAAAACCATCTA
It encodes:
- the recD gene encoding exodeoxyribonuclease V subunit alpha, with the protein product MNNNEKLQHNLKSELFKTLIKNFPTTNSYSHLKDIISLLMEALSKGNIYIRVDKQYPLTKFLGNGWPTEHIKELTASGWLKGNDSPVILTENRLYFRRWHEEMNDILDTLIYKSQQKPDEFYSGSETLIPISHLNSEQQFAVNAISNHNVILLSGGPGTGKTTTIVQMIMNAISINKNLCIGLAAPTGKAARRLEETIKKSIDNVDGIYKDILLGFPCLTLHRWLKATESSFLRNKSNLLPLDILIIDEMSMVDIPLMQAVLNALPKMSQLILVGDPDQLPPIGSGAIWQELQCKDVRTKFGTSAIHLEKLYRNKEELADLASIVRTKSLRFFFSKLSDIPTSTKLRISSSTIDNIPSSILKIITQHQQKLSELSNQIDLNDFDSMHLNKIHSINKLINSLEELIVLCPRRYGLWSVDHINKLILGSKLDGGINNWPQSTPVICGENQPELNLSNGDVGIILGEGEFKRILFKVNLSDNELGIQLVHPIRLKKIDPAIAITIHKSQGSEANHVICLWPDAFESMFLDNQSKYDEDYAKRLIYTAITRAKSKLDLAIPFQNQ
- a CDS encoding UvrD-helicase domain-containing protein; its protein translation is MNKKELQFIFDPNNYPLEPGIRLIEASAGTGKTFSLAHIVLRLLTEKEYSINDMLVISFTKATASELKNKICTRLISALNGLESIHKQVDGFLTDQVLSKWLENNVTDEKIIFDWSSRLLEALESIDYADITTIHSFCSKSLRQEAIKTGSHIQPQLLSEEENTNLIIEIIHEYWREYILKLPLMDLKGLQAAGLSIDTLINTLIKIDNDPSINFDVSEEAIDFSLPLHNQFNKWLEHYWDDFTNQWEKDGFTLEEELIKQARIWKGMGVDNIKPFSQKPRKKRALELTSWINTFSASGLETNMRVLPNYYNIRSNNLLKDYFHPIKIYEIEKANHINTSSLLLPKLQTCIANLWDRPAEMTWIHALKWAKLELQKRKTEKGFVSYGDQLRSLDPGTNISEKVSSKPLLEKLRQKYKVILVDEFQDTDPIQWRIINQAFNHSDSHYLLMVGDPKQSIYKFRGGDLSTYLKARKDVDRIDSLLTNFRASSDLIQGLNTLMSPGLKYSCLAVPSLSSSSTNSNQSSIAKTTPIKIINVDKSYARTNIENTHLPTKSQVEEYIPDVVVNSIFEVLQTYNNEICLNDICILVHRHEQAEKIRAKLSLANFASRLLNQGDVFHTQAAKYLQIFLDCLAMPTQTNSIRLLTCSPLMQWNIQKLKDAENNDDINQLSLKCIEWSQELKNIGLLGCLSELLGSKNIASLSKRGRLFSDLQQCAELVQEAIHTQKLEAKSASRWLRQQRSQPISPTPESRKSNSDLEENAINIITIHRSKGLEYKIVLCPYLWQSPPIPKGPLWRLKKNNSWFFSLTPGWGEGKHILENAINESIEESERLAYVAMTRAKEELIVIWSMAKGQEKNPLTYLLFGLTSDNYNIKELNNETMQKWVSNKNKFLIINNLNQAIKPQIWKPFKETNIRLETGPTPKRSLDKSWGRYSYSSWVSTKKNGQNYYPNLQIIETGKDIEQEQPITTKIFTDKLESNSLNNHYQKSPLQDFPRGPIAGDCLHKILERLDFTALATDHKNTLLIEEELNKSGIDMQMLSNVQIALNRIINIPLGGELGKLKLNELNDNQRIHELRFDLSMSIDGNPVQSKDISHAFNIDPSARFGESYAKSLGDLNIFSKGFLTGSIDLIFIDSKNINEAKWWVVDWKSNWIGESSNDNSGNNCNPSNYLGKSMEEQMHLHHYPLQAHLYLVALHRYLLWRLDNYNPKKHLGGYIYFFLRGVPDPNEIDNKTLETITPGVLVEKAPINRVIKLDDLLTSGNKK